The Electrophorus electricus isolate fEleEle1 chromosome 15, fEleEle1.pri, whole genome shotgun sequence genome segment tctggtggaggtgagggcTGACAATATGATTAACTGGAGCAAAAAACACCCCGATAGCCTACAGATAACACagctgaaaaaaagattttagaaaattcaaacaaaacaatgaaaacaaaaacaatgtaaatcACAGGTAGGAAAAATAATGTCATAAATTTGGCTGAAGTGGAAAGTACACAACTTAGcctaaacaataaaaatgtgacTGACAGTATATAGATGATCTTGCTTTATAATGATATGTTTATTGAGACATGGATGTCCTCCACCATAATATTTCATGCATCAtccattaacattattaacagcAGACAGGGTCCAGAAAATGACACTGAATCCCCAACGGATGAATTGCCTGCGTGTGAAGCAAGTTCATTAGATGCCCTTCTCAGTGGCAGAAAAAAAGCAGCTTTCAACCactattattttttaacacagCTTAGCATGAGCAACATTGTATTTTCTTCACTCAACTTTACTTCAACTTTTGATGAGTTCAATCCAACTATTTAATTCCTCTATACAAGGtctgacaacacacacagtaaacctaGAACCAAATAACAAGAACAATAGCAAACCATTccatttatttaatacttcaaGAAGAATATGATAGCTGAGACAAATGTTTTAAGCATGCGTTCTAATACATGATGCAGACTccattcataaaaaaataaacattgagtTAGTAATTCACATTATTATGTATGAATTGTTTATGAAAGTTATTACATTAGGAAGAGTGTTGTGGTTTGGCAGGTCTTATTTTCCATTTACTAAACATAGCAGGAAGAAGGCTGTCCAAACCACACAGAACATAATgtcttaaaacaacaaaaaacttgtCATCTCTGAGACCATAAATTAATGGACTAAGACAGCGTGgtgcaataataaacacaataaaattagAATATCTTACATTTATAAACACCATTACATCAACCTTCCAAAATTCCATTTCTACATATGggtttaaaaactgcattaaacaCAGAAGTAGCTGGACAGCATGCAGGATCACAGTCCTGAGACCCTTGTTGGTCAGTTTCTTATTCTCTGATGAGGCCCCTCTGGCTGCAATCATTATCTTAATGTAGGTAAAGGCAATGATAATGAtcatgaagagaaaaagaagcaggaaaaatatAGCACGTGCTTGTGCCTGCCAGTCTTTCCTTAACATtaactccacactacacactgtataGGACAACAGATCACCTGAAGGGATAACAGCCAAATAGGCTACTAAGGTGAACAATGGAATTATGGAACTGATACTCCATATTATTAGGAGTCCTCGGAATCTGGTCCTGCTGGTGGAGATGTCAGCATGTCTTAAAGGCATGCATATAGCAACATAGCGCTCCAGACACATTGCCACAAGAGTCAGCggagtacacacaaacagaacatttaaaattgtacACATGATAATGCATGGAATCAAGTGGATAGGATATTCGTAATGGGCCCCAATGAAAAGCAAGTCCGATAACACCATGAAAGCAGAGTCTGCAAACAGAGtttgtgcaaataaaatgtagcgAGTGTCGTCCCTGAACACTTCCTTTTTTAGAAAGCTGAGGATCATGAGGCAGTTCACATAGAGGAAAATCCCCACCAGTATTTGCACCAACATGACCTTGAGATTAATAGATCTTGCAATAATTGTTAAAAGATTACTGCTCACACTGCTGTTAAACACAACaatttgcatttttgaaaaGTTAAAAGAGTAGAACAGTATAACGTAGTAGCAAAGGATACAgtctataaaaataaactttgctAGAGAAGTAGCACAACACTTCACctgtcaaaaaaataaaacctcgTAGTTGAAGATAGTATTTCTCATGCAGGTATTTGTATTGTTCTTAAAGAGCCTTGGGGTAAACAAGGTTCAGTCTAGGAGGTGGAGCCTATGACAGTACAAAGATGGAGCCTTTGACAGTACAGAGGTGGAGCCTATGACAATGTCATTCAGAAAATAGGATAGCAACAGTATTGTGGCAGATTGTATTATTATCTAATGATATATTTCTTTGCTGATGTTAAAGGATCAAAAGGTGATATTTATGACCATAATAGCTCTATCTATATGTAACACTATATATAAAACTGACTCATCAGTGCCATTGAGTTTCTTATGTGACATTCAGTCCTGACATAATGGCTCAAATCAGTTTGTAGGTTTTAaataatctattttaaaatgcatagcATGGGCCTCTCCTGGGGTGATTGCCATGTCCAGACTACATGATCATAAGCATGGTAAACCACTGTAGATGAAGAAGATCTGCAGGCTGGTTCACTAAAGCTACTATCATAGATGCCAGTCACCTGCCCTGTAGTGTATTCGCTGGTACACTTAACAAGCCAGTTGATGGTGACTGAATGTTGAACACAGCAACAGTCATGGAGAAACATTGATGTAAACTACATGCAGAAACAACAGTTGGACTCAGAAGCAAATAGACtgagtaaatgaaaaataattcagCAAAAAAGCATAGAGATCATCgtgagcagaaaagcagaaaagagTCAACATTGACGTAGTGTTTTCTGGGTAGGGAACCCTAGTGAAGGATTATCCATTCAGTCATGGCTGACTCTTGGATACTCTGTAAGCCAATCCCCTCCAGCATTCCTGTTCTTCATGGCTTCTTTCAGTTGTTTGATGTTCATTCCTGTGTCCTGCTTGATGGCATCCAGCCAACGGGTCCTTGGTCTTCCCTGTTTCCTTCTACCACTGATGAATAGCATCTCCTTTTCCAGCAAATTTGCTCTCATCACATGTCCAAAATAGGTCAGTTTCTGTTTGGTGATCTTGCCTTCCAGGGACACCTCTAGGTTGATATGTTCCAGAACATTTAGTGGTATCTCTAGCAGTCCACGGGGGTTGTAGGAGTTTTCTCCAGCACCACAGCTCAAAGTCGTCATGTTTTCTTCTATTTGCTTTCGTCAGTGTCCATGTCTCACAGCCATATGTCGTGATTGGGAACACAATGACTGTAAACAGCTTTTGCTTGATGGTGAATATGATATCTTTGCATTTCCATATTCGGCCCATTTTCACCATGGCCGCATGCCCCAGCACTAATCGATGCTTGATCGCTGCTATTGAGCCTCCACTCTGATCAATGAGGGACCCAAGGAATACAGAGTTATCGACCACTTCTATTTCTTCATTGTTGATCTTTATGTGGACTTCCTTGACGGCAGTGGTCATGATCTTGGTCTTCTTGATGTTCAGCTGAAGCCCCCTCTTCCCACTTTCTTCTTTCAGCTTCAAGATCAGCTTCTTCAGgtctttctcattctctgccAACAGGGTTGTATCGTCTGTATATCTCAGATTGCTGATGGCTCTTCCGCCTACTTTCACCCCAATTGTCTAATCGTCTAATTTCAACTTCCTCATGATCACTTCCGCATGGAggttgaaaagaaaaggagagaggatgCACCCTTGTCTTTTGCCCTTTTTGATCTTGAACCACTCCATGTCCCCATACCTGGTTCGCACTGTGGCTTCTTGATCTTCGTAGAGTGACTTGATCAACTTGATCAGGTGAGCTGGCAATCCTACCTCTCGCAATGTGGGCATGGGTCCCTCTGTCCTTGCGGAATCCAGCTTGGACATCAGCAAATTCTTGATCAAGGATGTTGCCCAAGTGCTTCTGGATTATCTTTAGAAGCACCTTGCTGGCGTGGGGGATCGGAGCGATTGTTCTATAGTTGGCACATTTCCTGGTGTCTTCCTTCTTCAGAAGTGGGATAAAAACTGATCTTTTCCAGTCCTTTGGCCATATACAGGTCCTAAAGATCTAGTGTTGTCAGTGTGGCTCTTGGGACCAGTTTGAGCAGCTCATCAGAGATTCCATTGATGCCAGGTGCTTTGTTGTTTGGCAGAAGCCTCAGTGCCCACATCACTTCACTTTCCAAATATTCGGTTCCGGTTCCTCTTGGCCCTTAAGTTCCTCTGAGTAGTGAGTGCTGGCACAGGTGTATAGTTCCTCTTAGTATTCTTTTTATCTCTTACTCATGTCCTGCTAGTCACTGATTTCATTCCCATCATGCTCCTTGATGGTTGCTTGGTAGGCAGAGAATGGCTTCTTCACTTGTTTCACAGTGGCAAATCATTCTCAGGTGTGGCCCTTTTTATAAGCTTCTTTGAGGCTCATGCACTGGACATTCAGGAAGTTGTTCTTGTCTTTCCTGGCTTTTCTTTGGAAGAGAGCATTGATTCACCTTACCTTGTCCCTCCTGCCTTTAGCCTTagcttctctcctcttcttgaAAATTGATCCCTTCCATTTTTGCTGACAGAAGATGTAGTCGATCTGGTTGTGATGCTGCCCATTTTGGGATGTCCACGTGTAAAGACGTCATTTCGGCTGGGTAAAGAAGGTGTTGGTGCTTCTAAATTTGTTCTCCTGGCAGAACTGCACAAGGCAGTCCCAGGCGTCATTCCTCTCCCCTAGGCCGTGTCTGCCGACCACTCCTACATCCTCTCCTTTTCCAACTTTGGCGCTGAAATCACCCATGATGCAGGCGATGTCCTTTCTTGAGGTTCTGTCAAGTGCGTCCTAGACCTGGGCATAGAAGTCTTTACTTTCCTGCTCTGATGCATCTGCTATTGGTGCATAGACTTGAATGATGGTCACATTCAGAGGTTTCCCTCCGATGCAGATGGACATGATCCTATCGCTGATGTATTTGGGCTCTCTACACACCTTGAGATCCTTTTATTGGCCACAATGGCAACCTCTTTTCTCCTTTCCATCTTGTTTCCTGAGTATTAAATGGTGAAGTTGTTGTTAGCAATCACCCAGTGATGCAAAGGCTTCCCAGTGTATCTCCAAGAAGATTGTAGCCTGAAAATTGTCAAGCTGAGATGCAGGTGAGGCATAACATAGGACTCATGTGCATGTTGGTATTTTATtcacacaaaaagaaacacgGATCTACAAAGAATCCAAAAatcaaaaggaaacaaacagaaacaaaaggcaATACTCAAGATAGTGAAATGAAATACCAgctacaataacaacaaaaaaattgacaggaacaggaactagtagacaaacaataaccaatgACATAGGATAGGCTACAAATACACAAGACACAGCTGGAACTAATGAAGTGCGGGGATTAGCAATACACAAGACAAGGGTTGAGAAAGAAACCAAAGTCAAAACAAAGAGCACACAGCACTCAGAGCCATGGAAACTGTGTTGCCACGGGGGAAACCTGTCAGAATGTTCCCCCTCTAAAGCCTGGATCCTGAAATgtgacaagaaaaaaacagaaacaggaatcAAGATGGGAACAAGAACACAAGCTGAGATGAACACAGAAGAAGGCACTGGGACTGAGACAAGCGCTCAGACAGTAACGGACCTAGAAGGGGAACAGgagaaaggacaaaaaaaacccaaaatctTAAAACTTGACTCAGGAAAGAACATGAGACTAAACAACAGACTGGACAGGGTACCGAACAATCAACTGGGCAACTGGCCGGACAGGCATGATATTACCTGGATATTACGAGGGTGTTACCACGGGAAGAGGGAcctacatttcttttttgtattttcctttaATCTTTCCCATACAACATGTAGTTCTGTTCCGTTCATTTAATGGAAGCCATTCTGACAGGCAGACACTAGGTGGCGAGTGATGCTCTCCAACTAGTTTTTCAGGAGTgtgaaaaaacacagagaaacgaTGTTTGCAGCTAATGTTACCCTGTGAGTTGTTGGCGTGCTAAGGCCATTCATGTGGAACgttacttttttgtgtgtttaagaatATATTCTGGATTTGAGAGTTGTCGGTGGAACCTGTTTAATGACAATTTGTTGTGGAAAGCTCTGTGTTGATCGACTAGCTTGAACGCTAGCTAGTTTGTGCTGAACACGGAAAGCTAGCAGAGGCTCGAATTGATCAGAGAGCAAGACAATAATACACAACTTTTTCACATGGAGGCTCATGTCATTTTCATGTTTGCAACACAAGGGACTTGAAGGAGAGCATGACAACAATGGATAAATAACTAACAGTAACAGAGAGGGTGTCAACATGGGTAAATAACTAACACAGTAACAGGGTTACAACACGGGTAAATAACAAAGCAGGGTTTTCAGTGTAAATTGCGCATcacagtaaaatatatttttaagattttgtgtaaatatgtttatatcTACAGATTTGCAGTAGTGAATTTCTACTTATTCTCTGTTGCCTTTGTGTCAATGGATGGAAAGTCTAGTTTCGTTTGTTAAAACGACTGATGTAAAAGAACAATGTGATGCTCTACACTCTATAGGTTTgtattttttgtctgtgttctgtttgcCTGTCCCAGCTCCCAGTCTGTCCCAGCTCCCAGTCTGTCCCGGGCTTCCAGTCCTGTGACTCTATACCTTGAGTGGATCTCCTAACTTTAATTGTTcatcctggttttgttttgtgcatttacAAACGTCAGCAACACATTGAACAGAAAAACCTAAATGGGCCAATAATGAAGTGCACTTAACACTCCAACTTAACACTCcaactgtcaaaaaaaaaaaaaaaacctcgtAGTTGAAGATAGTATTTCTCATGCAGGTATTTATATTGTCCTTAAAGAGCCTTGGAGTAAACGAGTCTAGGAGGTGGAAGCTCCTCTTTaagattttgttctttttctctcctttctcctgttCCCTTCTAGGTCTGTTACTGTCTGAGCTTGTCTCAGTCCCCATGCCAGAAGAAAGTAAAGTGGAGGAAATAAAGTGCACTTTGTAAAGAGAATTTGTTCCCATGtctttaaaacatgcaaatgagatCATTCCCTTGTTTCTATATGTCTGACATCATAATTCTAACTGTATTAACCATAGTCATGACAGTGGAGATGGCTCTTAGAATCACCTTGGCTCTTCTCATTGCTTACTTGGTTCTGGGAGCACTActaagttgttttattttgtatatctttCTGGGTCTTTATAGTATTTCTGTCTATTTATTTCATCCAAGTATCCATGTTTAATCAGCCGAGGGGTTGTTTTTGGAATAGTTTGGGAATGAGCAAAATCTTTAACTCTGTGTATCTATAAAACttgccatttgtttatttgtcagcCAGGCTTGTCTTATCAATACTAGCATGCAGTATATTTGGCTTTAATATGAATCAGTCAATCTTgaattttctgtattttaattgtTTAGAGTTCTGggcaatgtttaaaataatctgaaattaaataaatacaatttactGTTTCCATTATGTAGTAGTTGTATTTGAAATCTCAGTAGTGACCCATGAGGCCAAGATAAGTATGGCAGGTTTACAATGTGTTTTGTCTATGGAACAGATAAATGGCATTTTTGACAATCACCAAACATATGCTGATATATTTTGTCCTTTGTATATTTTTCTGCTTAATATCACTGGATTTAAAATATGATGCAGATAATGAATTCCTGCATATGTGCTACATGTATGGTCACATCTGTGCAGTTAATTGATGCCACAAGTCACTGTTCATGTCACTATatctggtggaggtgagggcTGACAATATGGTTAACTGGAGCAAAAAACACCCCGATAGCCTACAGATAACACagctgaaaaaaagattttagaaaattcaaacaaaacaatgaaaacaaaaacaatgtaaatcACAGGTAGGAAAAATAATGTCATAAATTTGGCTGAAGTGGAAAACACACAACATAGCCTAAACACTAAAAGTGTGACTAGCAGTATATGGAATATCTTGCTTTGGAATGATATGTTTATTGAGACTTGGATGCCCACCCCCAATAATATTTTGTGCATCATCcattaacattattttttaacacaGCTTAGCATGAGCAACATTGTATTTTCTTCACTCAACTTTACTTCAACTTTTGATGAGTTCAATCCAACTATTTAATTCCTCTAAACAAGGtctgacaacacacacagtaaacttAGAACCAAATAACAAGAACAATAGCAAACCATTccatttatttaatacttcaaGAAGAATATGATAGCTGAGACAAATATTTTAAGCATGCATTCTAATACATGATGCAGAATCCATTCATAACAAATAAACCTTGAGTTAGTAATTTACATTATTATGTATGAATTATTTATGAAAGTTATTACATTTGGAAGAGTGTTGTGGTTTGGCAGGTCTTATTTTCCATTTACTAAACATAGCAGGAAGAAGGCTGTCCAAACCACACAGAACATAATgtcttaaaacaacaaaaaacttgtCATCTCTGAGACCATAAATTAATGGACTAAGACAGCGTGgtgcaataataaacacaataaaattagAATATCTTACATTTATAAACACCATTACATCAAGCTTCCAAAATTCCATTTCTACATATGggtttaaaaactgcattaaacaCAGAAGTAGCTGGACAGCATGCAGGATCACAGTCCTGAGACCCTTGTTGGTCAGTTTTTTATTCTCTGATGAGGCCCCTCTGGCTGCAATCATTATCTTGATGTATGTAAAAGCAATGATAATGAtcatgaagagaaaaagaaacaggaaaaatatagcatgtgcatgtgcctgcCAGTCTTTCTCTAACATTAACTCAACACTACAAACAGCAGTGGATAACAGAGCACCTGAAGGGATAACAGCCAAATAGGCTACTAAGGTGAACAATGGAATTATGGAACTGATACTCCATATTATCAGGAGTCCTCGGAATCTGGTCCTGCTGGTGGAGATGTCAGCATGTCTTAAAGGCATGCATATAGCAACATAGCGCTCCAGACACATTGCCACAAGAGTCAGCGGAGTACACACAGTCAGAATAGTTACAACTGTACATATAATTATGCATGGAATCAGGTGGATAGGATATTTGTAAAAGCTTCCCATCAAGAGCAAGTCTGATAACACCATGAAAGCAGAGTCAGCAAACAGAGtttgtgcaaataaaatgtagcgAGTGTCGTCCCTGAACATCTCCTTTTTCAGAAAGCTGAGGATCATGAGGCAGTTCACATAGAGGAAAATCACCACCAGAACTTGTACCAACAAGACCTTCTCATTAATAGATCTTGCAATAATTGTTAACAGATTAGTGCTTATACTGCTGTTAACCACAGtaatttgcatttttgaaaaGTTAAAAGAGTATAACAGTATAATGCATGAGCAAAGGATACAgtctataaaaataaactttgctAGAGAAGTAACACTGAACACTCcaactgttaaaaaaataaaacctcgTAGTTGAAGATAGTAGTTCTCATGCAGGTAATTATATTGTTCTTAAAGAGCCTTGGAGTAAACAAGGTGGAGTCTAGGAGGTGGAACCTGTGATAATACAGGGGTGGAGCCTATGACAGTATCATTCAGAAAATAGAATAGCAATGATATACTTCTTTGCTGAACTTAAAACCTCACTAGGTGATATTTATGACCAAAATAGCGCAAACACTACGTATAAAAGTAATTGTTCAGTTAAGTAACATATGTAACATTCAGTCCTGATATGACGACTCAGTTTGTGAGTTTTAAAtacaccattttaaaatgtatagtaTGGGCCTCTCCTGGGTTGATTGCCATGTCCAGACCACATGACCATAAGGATGGTAAGCCACTGTAGATGAAGAAGATCTGCAGGCTGGTTGACTAAAGCTACTATCATAGATGCTAGTCACTGGTACACTTAACAAGCCAGTTGCTGGTGATTGAATGTTGAATGCAACAACGGTCATGGAGTAACATCACTATTCAATTCATGCAGAAACAACAGTTGGACTCAAGCAAATAGACTGAgtaaatgggaaaaaaatgaagcaaaaaagcTTAGAGATCATCGTTAGCAGAAAAGCAGAGTCAATGTTAACATAGTGTTTTCCAGGTAGGAAGCCCTAGTGAAGGAAAGGATTATCCATTCAGTCATGTCCAACTCTTGGATACTCTGCATGCCAGTCACCCCCATGCTTCCTTGTTCTTCACGGCTTCTTTCAGTTGCTTGATGTTCATTGCCGTGCCCTGCTTGATGGTATCCAGTCAATGGGTCCTTGGTCTTCCCTGTTTCCTTCTACCACTGACCATTCTGAGTAGCATCTCCTTTTCCAGTGAATTTGCTCTCATCACATGTCCAAAATAGGTCAGTTTCTGTCTAGTGATCTTGCCTTCCAGGGACACTTCTAGGTTGATATGTTCAAGAACAGCTTTACTGGTAACTCTAGCTGTCCACAGGATTTGTAGGAGTTTTCTCCAGCACCACAGCTCAAAGGCATCAATTCTTTTCTGTCTGCTTTCGTCAGTGTCCACGTCTCTCAGCCATATGTCGCAACTGAGAACACGATGGCTGTAATCAAACTTTGCTTGATAGTGACCGCAATGTCCTTGCATTTCCACATTTGGTCCATGTTCACCATGGCCAAACGCCCCAGCACTAATCGACACTTGATTGCTGCTGTCGAACCTCCACTGTGATCGATGAGGTTCTTCCGCCTACTTTCACCCCAATGCTCTGTCTAAGTCCAGCTTCCTCATGATCGCTTCTGCGTAGAggttgaaaagaaaaggagagaggatgCACCCTTGTCTTGTGCCCTTTCTGATCTTGAACCACTCCATGTCCCCATACCTGGTTCGCTCTTCGCAGAGTGACTTGATCAACTTGAGCCAGCACGCCTACCTCTCACGATGTGGTCACGGGTCCCTCTGCCCTTGTGGAATCCAGCCTGGACATCAGCAAGTTCTCGATCAAGGATGTTGCCCAAGTGCTTCTGGATGATCTTTAGAAGCACCTTGCTGCCGTTGGGGGATCAGAGCGATTGTTTTATAGTTGGCACAATCCCTGGTGTCTCCCTTCTTCAGCAGTTGGATGAAATTGATCTTTCCCAGTCCTTTGGCCATGTACACGTCCAATTTCTGCCTCCGGCATCATCCCAGCTGTCCTGATTACTACAGGTCCTTCTTCATTCTTCCCCAGTCGCATGATGGATGCTGTCCACCCTGGGGGGCTCACTATGGAGCATCACACTTAAAGCATGTGTACTCTGATCCACAGAGTTTCATGGTGAAGGTTTTATGAGGTAAGTCAATAAGTCTTTCCACAACCCATAGCACTTAGCCACACAACCGCCGCAGTTAGTGTGTCATGTGTTGCCATCCTCCCGGCCCTTTGAGCCGACTATGGGGAAGAACCAAGATGGGAACAGGAACGCGAGCTGAGATGAGTACAGAAGAAAGCATGGGGGCTGAGATGAGCTCAGGCAGGAACAGGACCAAGAAGTGGaaaaggaggaaggaggaaaaagaacaaaacctaAAAACTTGAATTGGGAAAGAACATGAGACTGAACTACAAATTGGACAGGGGTCCGAACAGGCAACTGGGCAACTGGCCGGACAGGTGTGTTATTACCTGGGTATTATGAGGGTTTAACCACAGTAAGAGGGACCtatatttcttttatatatatatattttttatccTTTCCCATACAACATGTTCCGTTCCTGTTCCCATACAACCATTCCTGTTTCCCATACAAcatgttctgttcctgttccgtTCATTTAATGGAAGCCATTCTAAAAGGTAGATACTAGGTGGTGAGTTATGCTCTCCAACTAGTTTTTCAGTAGAGTGAAAAAACATAGAGAAACAATGTTTGTGGCTAACCCTGTGAGTTGTTGGCGTGCTAAGGCCATTCATGTGGAATgataatgttttgtgtttgagaAGAGAGTTTGTTGGTGGAATCTGTTTAATGATAATTTGCTGTGGAAACCTCTGTGCTGTACTAGCTTGGACGCTAGCTAGTTTGTGCTGAAAACGGGAAGCTAGCAGAGGCTCGAATTGATCACAGAGCAAGACAATAATACACAACTTTTTCACATGGAGGCTCATGTCATTTTCATGTTTGCAACACAAGTGACTTGAAGGAGAGTGTGATAACAATGGATGAATAACTAACACAGTAACAGACAGGGTGTGAACATGGGTAAATAACTAACACAGTAACACGGCCAAAAACAAAGCAGGGTTTTCAATGAAAATTGTTCATGACAGTAAAATATCTTTTAAgattttgtgtaaatatgtttatatcTACACATTTGCAATTGTGAATCTCTACTTATTctctgtttcatttctgtcaaTAGATGGAAAGTCTGTAGCTTCATTTGTATTTATCTGTGTTCTGTTTGCCAGTACCAGCACCCAGTCTGTCCAAGCTCCAAGTCTGTCTCAGGTCTCAGTCTGTCCCAGGTCCCAGTCCAGTCCGTTTTGTGGGGTGAGTTGAGTCCATTCCAGTGTTTGGCTTCCAGTCCTGTGACTTTATAACTCCACATAGACCTTTTATATTAGCTTTGTGGTGACGAAGAAACACAGTCCATTGTAGGTGGGCTGGTGTTGTATGAGTCTGGGTCATCTTCATGAAGTTGGGTCGGTGGCTCTCTGACAGGGAGGATGTGAAGGCGGTTCCTTCTGTATGTTCTTCCATTGCATTGAATGGCATATGAACGTGGCTCCTCGCAGGGCTTTATCACTGTTCCAAGCTGGTCAAACCCTTTAAGGGTTTGCATGCAAACCACTTGACCCGTAGTTAGGGGCAATAGTGGGCGGCTTGACATCATAGTGACCTTTCAAAGTGAGCCTTTTGTTGAGAAGTTGCACACTGACTTGCTGGGTGATCTTGGGGACAGGCTCTAGGAGTCTGGTACTCACTGGAATGGCTGCGTGTGTCTGGCGTCTCTGGCGTGACATCAAGCGCTAGTGCTGGATCACGGGGAATATTCCTGAGGTTTAGAAGATTGAGAAAGACATCAGTACTGTCTCTGTATGATCTCTCCATGAGTTGTTTTGCACTGCAGATTGTCCTTTCCACAAGACCATTTGACTGCGGAAACTCAGGACTGCTGGTGATGTGGACAAAATCCCATTATTTGGCAAAACCTTTGAAATGTTGAATGGTGTATTGTCTACCATTATCAGTGAAAATGGTGTGGGGCGTACCATGGACTGAGAAATGTCTTTTCAATTTAGAGATGATTGTATGCGATATCATGTTGTAGAGAAGGTCAATTTCGCATCAACCAGAGTACGAGTCCACGAGCACTT includes the following:
- the LOC113579616 gene encoding odorant receptor 131-2-like; the encoded protein is MQIVVFNSSVSSNLLTIIARSINLKVMLVQILVGIFLYVNCLMILSFLKKEVFRDDTRYILFAQTLFADSAFMVLSDLLFIGAHYEYPIHLIPCIIMCTILNVLFVCTPLTLVAMCLERYVAICMPLRHADISTSRTRFRGLLIIWSISSIIPLFTLVAYLAVIPSGDLLSYTVCSVELMLRKDWQAQARAIFFLLLFLFMIIIIAFTYIKIMIAARGASSENKKLTNKGLRTVILHAVQLLLCLMQFLNPYVEMEFWKVDVMVFINVRYSNFIVFIIAPRCLSPLIYGLRDDKFFVVLRHYVLCGLDSLLPAMFSKWKIRPAKPQHSS
- the LOC113579617 gene encoding odorant receptor 131-2-like is translated as MQITVVNSSISTNLLTIIARSINEKVLLVQVLVVIFLYVNCLMILSFLKKEMFRDDTRYILFAQTLFADSAFMVLSDLLLMGSFYKYPIHLIPCIIICTVVTILTVCTPLTLVAMCLERYVAICMPLRHADISTSRTRFRGLLIIWSISSIIPLFTLVAYLAVIPSGALLSTAVCSVELMLEKDWQAHAHAIFFLFLFLFMIIIIAFTYIKIMIAARGASSENKKLTNKGLRTVILHAVQLLLCLMQFLNPYVEMEFWKLDVMVFINVRYSNFIVFIIAPRCLSPLIYGLRDDKFFVVLRHYVLCGSRL